Proteins found in one Scardovia inopinata JCM 12537 genomic segment:
- a CDS encoding polysaccharide deacetylase family protein, translating to MNSDKSEKALKRKKQAEKTWHRIFILLIICSLIVATASSIRRVHAEQAINKELAGSTLPQSEKKTNGIMILCYHRILKPSLATTIAQSLSNNRQLHDYAITTTVFRSHLAYLKKHKVEIISLDKAVAMVASGKPIARQYAVITFDDVDSTVYANAFPILKRLNYPFTVFVITSQTGSYDKGTSLATWSQIRRMVDSPLVTVGLHTNNMHFMVKNKPVLTSQQGTERFAADYQESQKILTQRLGITARYFAYPYGESTKSAQKYLTKKGIITAGLTDGVIHEYTSLSQPLPRSLVTVKSWKKVVKPWIR from the coding sequence ATGAACAGCGATAAGTCTGAGAAGGCTCTCAAAAGGAAAAAACAGGCAGAAAAAACCTGGCATAGGATCTTTATCCTTCTGATTATCTGCAGTCTGATTGTTGCTACAGCCAGTTCAATTCGCCGGGTACATGCGGAACAAGCCATCAATAAAGAACTGGCGGGCAGCACCCTGCCACAATCAGAAAAGAAAACAAACGGAATCATGATCCTGTGTTATCACCGGATTCTGAAGCCGTCCCTGGCTACCACCATTGCTCAGAGCCTATCCAATAATAGGCAGCTGCATGATTATGCAATAACGACGACTGTCTTCCGCTCCCATCTGGCATATTTGAAAAAGCACAAGGTCGAGATCATCAGCTTGGATAAAGCCGTCGCTATGGTCGCATCAGGCAAACCTATTGCCCGGCAGTATGCGGTGATCACCTTTGACGATGTGGATAGTACGGTCTATGCCAATGCTTTTCCCATTTTGAAGCGTTTAAACTACCCCTTTACTGTTTTCGTCATTACCAGCCAGACGGGCAGCTATGATAAGGGCACCAGCCTGGCTACCTGGTCTCAGATTCGGCGAATGGTGGACAGTCCTCTGGTAACTGTAGGCCTGCATACTAATAATATGCATTTTATGGTTAAGAACAAGCCTGTTTTGACTTCACAGCAGGGTACGGAGCGTTTCGCTGCTGATTATCAGGAATCGCAAAAGATTTTGACTCAGCGTCTGGGAATAACCGCCCGTTACTTTGCCTATCCCTACGGGGAAAGTACAAAAAGTGCGCAGAAATACCTGACTAAGAAGGGAATTATTACTGCTGGTCTGACTGACGGGGTGATTCACGAGTATACATCCCTCTCTCAGCCCCTTCCGCGAAGCCTGGTGACAGTTAAATCGTGGAAAAAGGTTGTTAAGCCCTGGATCAGATAG
- a CDS encoding DNA-3-methyladenine glycosylase I has product MKNDEITEMSKSAKFFTCWGPTDALSAAYHDHRWCRPLHNDQELFAMLILEGQQAGLSWSLILRREKDLRQAYDNFNPVLVAAYTDARLEELHNNSAIIRNKLKIRSARNNARHFLEIQEKFGSFDSYIWSFTQGEVVDHHLGETDPMPTENSLSQQISRDLKKRGFTFVGPIIIYSYLQGIGLINDHRENCPSRLSQI; this is encoded by the coding sequence ATGAAAAACGATGAAATCACAGAGATGAGTAAAAGCGCGAAATTCTTCACCTGCTGGGGACCAACTGATGCCCTGTCTGCCGCCTACCACGATCATCGCTGGTGCAGGCCACTGCACAACGATCAGGAACTATTCGCCATGCTGATTTTGGAGGGCCAGCAGGCAGGTCTGTCATGGTCCCTCATTCTCAGGCGAGAGAAGGATCTTCGTCAGGCATATGATAATTTTAATCCGGTTTTAGTAGCGGCGTATACCGATGCACGACTGGAAGAGTTGCATAATAATTCAGCAATTATTCGCAACAAACTAAAAATCCGATCAGCCCGCAATAACGCCCGGCATTTCTTGGAAATTCAAGAAAAGTTCGGAAGTTTCGATTCCTATATTTGGTCCTTCACCCAGGGCGAAGTAGTAGATCATCATTTGGGCGAGACCGACCCTATGCCAACCGAAAACAGCCTATCTCAGCAGATCAGCAGAGATTTGAAAAAGAGAGGATTCACCTTCGTGGGACCTATCATCATATATTCCTATCTGCAAGGGATTGGCTTAATCAATGATCATCGGGAAAATTGCCCTTCCCGTTTGAGCCAAATTTGA
- a CDS encoding MoaF-related domain-containing protein, translating to MPGKSLLYDFGEGARYRLTFVDDTNLDVTVVEDSFFAPGTVNHCTVEITQLRDSLVMITWEEKESSNTVVNVDDFSSHVSYTNITTMSSGQFWRLKGTITEE from the coding sequence TTGCCCGGCAAGTCATTACTCTATGACTTTGGAGAAGGTGCTCGTTACCGCTTAACATTTGTTGATGATACGAATCTTGATGTCACGGTGGTGGAAGACAGCTTCTTCGCTCCCGGTACAGTCAATCACTGTACTGTTGAGATTACTCAGCTGAGAGATAGTTTGGTAATGATTACCTGGGAAGAGAAAGAAAGTAGCAATACGGTTGTGAATGTTGATGATTTTTCTTCTCATGTTAGCTATACCAATATAACCACTATGTCGTCGGGCCAGTTCTGGCGCTTAAAGGGTACGATTACTGAAGAATAA
- a CDS encoding GmrSD restriction endonuclease domain-containing protein, with translation MSDGASSGTLATVVLAALAVKGRAPKTGYSRAKFSKGWEDVDYNGCDTRNDILDRDLIDKTYKDGTHDCVVLTGILHDPYTGQTIHFRRGQKTSRQVQIDHVVALSDAWQTGAQQIDADLRKQLANDPFNLLAVQGAANEQKSDGDAATWLPANKSYRCSYVARQIGVKHKYNLWVTAAEKNAMSAVLSSCPSQTIPADSGLTDFVPYSQKSSKNTSPSSSPPSASSKARTTTAPKLPPAPRPTPKPAQPTRPTQRYTPQPRRTYTPSKPTPRRTYIPPRRTYTPPRSSGSGSNVYYPNCAAVRAAGKAPLYRGQPGYSAKLDRDHDGVACE, from the coding sequence GTGAGCGACGGAGCTTCATCGGGAACCCTGGCAACCGTTGTCCTAGCTGCTCTGGCAGTCAAGGGACGGGCTCCCAAAACCGGATATTCCAGAGCCAAATTCAGCAAAGGCTGGGAAGACGTTGATTATAATGGCTGCGACACCAGGAACGATATTCTGGATCGTGATTTGATCGACAAAACCTATAAGGACGGTACCCACGACTGCGTAGTTCTGACTGGAATTCTGCATGATCCTTATACAGGCCAGACTATCCACTTCCGCCGGGGACAGAAAACCAGCAGACAAGTCCAGATTGATCATGTGGTAGCCCTGTCTGATGCCTGGCAGACGGGGGCTCAGCAGATTGACGCAGATCTGCGCAAACAGCTAGCCAACGATCCCTTCAACTTACTGGCAGTCCAGGGAGCAGCCAACGAACAGAAGTCCGATGGGGATGCTGCCACCTGGCTGCCGGCCAATAAAAGCTATCGTTGCAGCTATGTTGCCCGTCAGATCGGCGTGAAGCATAAATATAATTTGTGGGTAACTGCAGCAGAAAAGAATGCTATGAGTGCGGTCCTGTCTTCCTGCCCCAGCCAGACTATCCCCGCCGACAGCGGCCTGACCGACTTCGTTCCCTACAGCCAAAAGAGCAGCAAGAACACTTCTCCCTCTTCTTCTCCTCCGTCGGCATCTAGTAAAGCAAGGACAACTACTGCCCCCAAGCTCCCTCCGGCTCCTCGGCCTACCCCAAAGCCTGCTCAGCCTACCAGGCCAACCCAGCGGTATACTCCTCAGCCTCGTCGCACCTATACTCCCTCAAAGCCAACTCCGCGCCGCACATACATTCCGCCCAGGCGAACCTATACCCCGCCTCGAAGCTCCGGATCCGGTTCAAACGTCTACTATCCCAACTGCGCTGCCGTTAGAGCCGCTGGGAAAGCTCCTCTATACAGGGGCCAGCCCGGCTACAGCGCCAAGCTGGATCGTGATCACGACGGTGTCGCCTGCGAATAG
- a CDS encoding hydroxymethylglutaryl-CoA synthase family protein: MLQNKSSEENFPPSSVPLPAQQSFADFPPVGIDSLALYTPGFYLDLTELAQARGVDPNKYTIGIGQDQQAVAPSNQDIVTMGAAAGLKALYFADSAGASDTGHTNIGLLVVGTESGVDASKASALFIHDLIGLSPWCRSIEIKEACYGGTAGLMTAVDYVHTHPGKKALVIASDIARYGLNTPGEVTQGAGAVAMVISENPRILALEPQSTAYSRSIGDFWRPVYTDMALARGKYSTEEYINFFHRVWKQYKNETGRSVKDFAAICFHLPYTKMGMKAFRGVLDSDISDNNISDSDISDSKSADNNNNKTGASADSDISVHAHGHFLKETLEKRYQASTLYSRQIGNIYTGSLYLSLLSLLDHDSSLSSGDRLGLFSYGSGAVGEFFSGILQDGYSHALHRSHTQTLLHRRHKVSVAEYEKIFNDAIPYQAGDVQTDQVHRDPWNPFILDRVEGQERIYRRL, translated from the coding sequence ATGTTACAGAATAAATCTTCTGAAGAGAATTTCCCCCCATCGTCTGTCCCCCTGCCTGCTCAGCAGAGTTTTGCTGATTTTCCTCCGGTTGGAATTGATTCTTTGGCTCTGTATACACCTGGTTTTTATTTGGATCTGACCGAGCTGGCACAGGCTAGGGGAGTGGATCCGAATAAATATACGATTGGGATCGGCCAGGACCAGCAGGCTGTCGCTCCATCCAATCAGGATATTGTAACTATGGGGGCTGCAGCTGGACTGAAAGCTTTATATTTTGCGGATTCTGCTGGTGCTTCAGATACTGGTCACACAAATATTGGTCTCCTGGTTGTAGGCACCGAGTCAGGGGTTGATGCCAGCAAGGCATCGGCTTTATTTATCCATGATCTTATTGGTCTCAGTCCCTGGTGCCGGAGCATAGAAATTAAGGAAGCATGCTACGGGGGCACAGCTGGTCTGATGACTGCTGTTGATTATGTACACACACATCCTGGTAAAAAGGCCTTGGTCATTGCTTCTGACATTGCCCGGTATGGTCTGAATACTCCTGGGGAGGTGACTCAGGGCGCTGGGGCTGTTGCGATGGTAATCTCTGAAAATCCCCGCATACTGGCTCTGGAACCGCAGTCGACAGCCTATTCCCGCAGTATCGGCGATTTTTGGCGGCCGGTCTATACGGATATGGCTCTGGCACGCGGAAAATATTCTACAGAAGAGTATATTAATTTCTTTCATCGTGTCTGGAAACAGTATAAAAATGAAACCGGCCGCTCTGTCAAGGACTTTGCAGCCATCTGTTTTCATCTTCCCTATACAAAGATGGGAATGAAGGCATTCCGAGGGGTTCTCGATAGCGATATATCAGATAATAATATTTCAGACAGCGATATTTCAGATAGCAAGAGCGCGGATAATAATAATAATAAGACTGGTGCTTCTGCCGATAGTGATATTTCTGTTCATGCACACGGCCATTTCCTGAAAGAAACTCTGGAAAAACGTTACCAGGCATCCACCCTCTATTCACGACAAATTGGGAATATTTATACAGGGTCCTTGTATCTGAGTCTGCTGTCGCTATTGGATCATGACAGCAGTCTGTCTTCTGGCGACCGTCTAGGGCTCTTCTCCTATGGATCCGGAGCAGTAGGAGAGTTCTTTTCCGGTATTCTCCAGGATGGATATAGTCACGCTTTGCATAGGAGCCATACGCAGACTCTTTTGCATAGAAGGCATAAAGTAAGCGTCGCCGAATATGAGAAAATATTCAACGACGCTATACCTTACCAAGCCGGAGATGTACAGACCGATCAGGTCCATCGCGACCCCTGGAACCCCTTTATCCTGGATAGGGTTGAAGGCCAGGAGCGAATCTACCGGAGGCTATAA
- a CDS encoding hydroxymethylglutaryl-CoA reductase — protein sequence MKFYQLSPEDRIKTLVGDDLLSPEDASALLTFRGLDDDIANNLIENQIGQFALPMGIVRNLAVNGRNYQVLMATEEPSVIAAANNGARIARLNGFVVASAPKRRLVTGEIVFGADSDQDADRIAQILRLNQDKIKAIADQAHPSILSYGGGLVEWQIECLRQAQPRGQVQVRERVQTWPREQAQPYEQIQGKSQLGGKYFVKLALHINTGDAMGANIVNTICEAVASASGSWVGRKALVAILTNRVDESQTVKASLEINPKTLKTKDLDGPSLARRIEKLSNLAFCDYDRAVTHNKGIMNGITASALATGNDTRALESAAHSYAAREGVYRPLSEWTVNEKGNLEGRLHMPLSLGTVGGATDSLPMAALAKRVSGAKSVGQFQCLLAALGLVQNLAALRALAGPGIQQGHMALHARSLAMAAGAQGAEISLVSNRLQDGDKSLERAKQILESVRARKNTETGETGKTGKKSEKGENNRNSEKGRKGE from the coding sequence GTGAAGTTCTATCAACTTTCGCCTGAGGATCGCATAAAGACTTTGGTTGGGGATGATCTTCTCAGCCCTGAGGATGCTTCTGCCCTTCTTACCTTTCGAGGCCTTGATGATGACATTGCCAACAATCTGATTGAGAACCAAATTGGACAGTTTGCTCTTCCCATGGGAATAGTTCGCAATCTAGCGGTTAATGGCAGAAATTATCAGGTTCTGATGGCGACAGAGGAACCATCCGTGATAGCAGCAGCCAACAACGGAGCCAGAATCGCCAGGCTTAATGGGTTTGTTGTGGCGTCTGCCCCGAAGCGTCGCCTGGTAACGGGTGAGATTGTTTTCGGCGCAGATTCAGATCAGGATGCTGATCGAATTGCTCAGATTCTTCGCTTGAATCAGGACAAGATTAAGGCTATTGCTGATCAGGCCCATCCGTCAATTCTCTCTTATGGAGGCGGGTTGGTCGAGTGGCAGATTGAGTGTTTAAGACAGGCTCAGCCCCGAGGGCAGGTACAGGTCCGGGAGCGAGTTCAGACCTGGCCCCGAGAGCAGGCACAGCCTTATGAGCAGATTCAAGGGAAATCTCAGTTGGGGGGAAAGTATTTTGTAAAGTTGGCTTTGCATATTAATACCGGCGATGCCATGGGGGCCAACATAGTCAACACTATCTGCGAAGCGGTGGCGTCTGCGTCTGGCTCGTGGGTTGGTAGGAAGGCTCTGGTGGCAATTCTGACCAACCGAGTGGACGAATCGCAGACAGTGAAAGCGAGTCTGGAAATTAATCCTAAAACCTTGAAAACAAAGGATTTGGATGGGCCTTCTCTTGCCAGACGGATTGAGAAGCTGTCCAATCTGGCTTTCTGCGATTATGACCGGGCTGTAACTCACAACAAGGGCATTATGAATGGGATTACGGCTTCAGCTTTAGCAACCGGCAATGATACCCGGGCTTTGGAATCTGCCGCCCATTCTTATGCTGCCAGGGAAGGAGTTTACCGGCCTTTGAGCGAATGGACCGTGAACGAGAAAGGAAACTTGGAGGGGCGCCTACATATGCCCCTGAGTTTGGGGACTGTGGGAGGTGCTACTGATTCTCTGCCCATGGCAGCCCTGGCGAAACGCGTTTCTGGGGCAAAATCAGTGGGGCAATTCCAATGTCTGCTGGCCGCCTTAGGACTGGTCCAGAATCTCGCTGCTTTGCGAGCTTTGGCCGGGCCGGGAATTCAGCAGGGGCATATGGCTCTTCACGCCCGGTCTTTGGCCATGGCTGCAGGCGCACAAGGCGCTGAAATCAGCCTGGTGAGCAACCGTTTGCAAGATGGCGATAAGAGCCTGGAGAGGGCTAAGCAGATTCTTGAATCAGTACGGGCAAGAAAAAATACTGAAACAGGCGAAACAGGCAAAACAGGCAAAAAAAGCGAAAAAGGCGAAAACAACAGAAACAGCGAAAAAGGCAGAAAAGGAGAGTGA
- a CDS encoding thiolase family protein — protein sequence MTDVVIVSAVRTPIGTLGGSLKSVSAVELGTIAAKAAIKRSGLDPVEIDQSIFGNVLQANNGQNVARQIALKSGMDTSSSAMTVNEVCGSGLKAVRLGQAAILLGDADIVLVGGTESMSNAPYYAPHMRFGNKYGNAEFVDGIFRDGLSDAFTGQPMGMTAENVARTFGITRHQQDEFALSSHRRAVAAQRSGAFDKEMTPVVIHTRKGDILVDEDDSPRPDTNMEKLGRLRTVFIHSEKEGRLYTAKSQSSLEKDGQPVDKTEQSLDSTQVLGTVTAGNASGINDGAAALILMRKDLVEKRHIPYLAEIQGYAEGGINPDFMGYAPKRVIEKMLKRTGSTIESIDLFEINEAFAAQSVAVMNQLEIPENKLNIHGGALALGHPLGASGARILVTLLYALRDTGKKTGVAALCVGGGIGVALQIRMSDQKDEGEQR from the coding sequence ATGACTGACGTTGTAATTGTAAGTGCTGTCCGCACGCCTATTGGGACTCTTGGCGGATCCCTTAAATCGGTATCGGCAGTAGAACTGGGAACGATCGCAGCTAAGGCTGCCATTAAGCGGTCCGGCCTTGACCCAGTTGAGATTGATCAATCGATTTTTGGCAATGTTCTGCAGGCTAATAACGGGCAAAACGTAGCACGTCAAATTGCTCTCAAATCCGGAATGGACACTTCTAGCAGTGCGATGACAGTAAACGAAGTCTGCGGTTCAGGTCTTAAGGCTGTTCGCTTAGGGCAAGCAGCGATTCTGCTGGGGGATGCTGACATTGTTCTGGTTGGCGGCACGGAGAGTATGAGCAACGCGCCGTATTATGCACCCCATATGCGTTTTGGTAATAAATATGGGAATGCAGAGTTTGTTGACGGTATTTTTCGGGATGGTCTTTCTGATGCCTTTACCGGACAGCCTATGGGGATGACTGCGGAAAATGTGGCTCGAACTTTTGGGATTACTCGTCATCAGCAGGATGAATTTGCACTTTCTTCCCACAGGAGGGCAGTTGCTGCTCAGCGCTCTGGCGCCTTTGACAAAGAGATGACTCCGGTTGTTATTCATACTCGCAAGGGCGATATTCTTGTTGATGAGGATGATAGCCCTCGGCCAGATACGAACATGGAAAAGCTTGGCCGTCTGCGGACCGTTTTTATCCATTCAGAAAAGGAAGGAAGACTTTATACGGCAAAGAGCCAGAGTTCTTTGGAGAAGGACGGACAGCCTGTGGACAAAACCGAGCAGTCCCTGGACAGCACCCAGGTTTTAGGTACGGTGACTGCAGGAAATGCCAGCGGAATCAACGATGGGGCAGCGGCTTTGATTCTTATGCGCAAAGATTTGGTTGAGAAGAGACATATTCCTTATTTGGCAGAAATTCAAGGATATGCTGAAGGTGGCATCAACCCTGATTTTATGGGGTATGCGCCTAAAAGAGTCATTGAGAAAATGCTGAAGAGAACGGGTTCGACCATTGAGAGCATCGATCTCTTTGAGATTAATGAGGCTTTTGCTGCTCAGAGCGTTGCCGTCATGAACCAGCTGGAAATTCCAGAAAATAAATTAAATATTCATGGGGGAGCACTGGCGCTGGGGCATCCACTGGGGGCTTCCGGGGCACGGATTCTGGTGACTCTTCTTTATGCTTTGCGCGATACAGGCAAGAAGACGGGCGTTGCCGCCCTGTGCGTAGGGGGAGGAATCGGAGTCGCTCTTCAGATACGCATGTCTGATCAGAAGGATGAGGGAGAGCAGAGGTGA
- a CDS encoding glycosyltransferase — protein sequence MEQKAAAEEYPRVDVLMSCYNEEPVLKDAVDSLEKSTYPNYQLVLIDDQSTDGTLGIMNQLKDEYNNIIVIASQRNLGKAKELNTALRSSQSDYILCVDADAVFHHQAISRLVTFLQHHPDCAAVTGRPSVLNKGKIITWLQWLEYLMNIDFIKRSQYFFTNHILTVSGVLTMFRRQALLDVNGWDTSAMTEDIDVTWKFYKAGYTCGYEPGALCRIYVPETISGFIKQRIRWARGGVEVTRKRFTYMKNLTMGAHLIGLDALLSYLWIIMVSYSFFRQIAEYIFARNLELRLDIIIVYFAVTLLFYLMAKVVNHDDPLVHIPLLSLLLVPVYFYVYWLYTIVVTLVAFYHAFDHITYAAWGDSDRGLAA from the coding sequence TTGGAGCAGAAGGCAGCCGCTGAGGAATATCCCAGGGTAGATGTGCTCATGTCCTGCTACAACGAAGAACCAGTCCTCAAAGATGCTGTTGATTCCCTGGAAAAATCCACCTACCCCAATTATCAGCTGGTCCTCATTGACGATCAGAGCACAGACGGAACTCTGGGTATTATGAACCAGCTTAAGGATGAATACAACAATATTATCGTCATTGCTTCTCAGCGCAATCTGGGTAAGGCTAAGGAGCTTAATACTGCCCTGCGGTCAAGCCAGTCAGATTACATTCTCTGCGTGGATGCCGATGCAGTTTTCCACCATCAGGCCATCAGCCGGCTGGTTACCTTTCTTCAGCATCATCCTGACTGTGCTGCGGTCACTGGACGTCCATCAGTGCTGAACAAAGGAAAAATTATCACCTGGCTGCAGTGGTTGGAATACCTGATGAATATTGACTTCATCAAGCGGTCTCAATACTTTTTTACCAATCACATTCTCACAGTCAGCGGAGTACTCACCATGTTCCGTCGCCAGGCTCTGCTTGACGTTAACGGCTGGGACACCTCGGCTATGACCGAAGATATTGACGTTACCTGGAAGTTTTATAAAGCTGGCTACACCTGTGGCTACGAGCCGGGAGCCCTGTGCAGAATCTATGTTCCTGAAACTATCAGCGGCTTTATTAAACAGAGAATCCGCTGGGCACGAGGGGGAGTGGAGGTAACCCGCAAGCGCTTTACCTACATGAAAAACCTGACTATGGGTGCCCATCTGATTGGTCTGGATGCCCTGCTGAGCTATCTGTGGATTATTATGGTTTCCTACTCCTTTTTCAGGCAGATTGCTGAGTATATTTTTGCCCGCAACCTGGAACTTAGGCTCGACATTATTATCGTCTACTTTGCTGTCACCCTCCTCTTCTACTTGATGGCTAAGGTTGTCAATCATGATGATCCTCTGGTGCACATTCCTCTTCTCAGCCTTTTGTTGGTTCCTGTGTATTTTTATGTGTACTGGCTTTATACCATTGTTGTTACCCTGGTTGCTTTTTATCACGCTTTTGATCACATTACCTATGCGGCCTGGGGAGACTCAGACAGGGGGTTGGCAGCATGA
- a CDS encoding NAD(P)H-dependent oxidoreductase — MTTRIFLFHPDIHSGSIVNRVLAKKAQEKGIEVRDEYSLYPDFRIDAKAEQEILEDTDRIVLQFPMYWYSTPALLKEWLDKVLVHGWAYGSTGKALVGKEMALAFTQGAKAEDYTREGRFHATNEELLKPLETAAYYVGLKFLPLFVVSGTLNISQEELDKAAQRYADYLVKED; from the coding sequence ATGACAACCCGTATCTTTCTCTTCCATCCTGATATTCACTCTGGATCAATAGTCAATCGCGTCCTGGCAAAAAAGGCTCAGGAGAAGGGAATCGAGGTCAGAGATGAGTATAGTCTCTATCCTGATTTTCGCATCGATGCAAAGGCGGAACAAGAAATACTGGAAGACACCGATCGCATTGTTCTTCAATTCCCCATGTATTGGTACAGTACGCCGGCATTGCTGAAGGAATGGCTAGACAAAGTTCTGGTGCATGGCTGGGCGTATGGTTCCACCGGCAAGGCCCTGGTTGGTAAAGAGATGGCCCTGGCTTTCACCCAGGGAGCAAAAGCGGAGGACTACACCAGGGAAGGGCGTTTTCATGCGACAAACGAAGAGCTGCTCAAGCCGCTTGAGACTGCCGCGTATTATGTGGGATTAAAGTTTTTGCCGCTTTTTGTTGTCTCCGGTACACTGAATATTTCTCAGGAAGAGTTAGACAAAGCAGCCCAGCGCTATGCTGACTATCTTGTAAAGGAAGACTGA
- a CDS encoding aldo/keto reductase, translating into MDITEKYTADDNRYDGRMPYSRCGKSGLKMPQISLGLWHNFGDISNFATMRAMCRTAFDAGITQFDIANNYGPDYGAAETNFGRILTLDLMPYRDELLITTKAGFDMWPGPYGDFGSRKYLLASLDQSLKRLGLDYVDIFYSHRMDPDTPLEETMGALTQAVRSGKALYAGISNYDAATTLKAAAILRDSHTPFVINQVRYNIFDRHIEKDSSIKVPSGTGSSGGLKAAAKEAGIGLIIYSPLAQGLLTSRYLDGIPSDSRVGHDPRFLHPGDVRQRHDQILALNSIAARRGQSLAQMALSWILRDGVDGPISSVLIGASKPSQILDCAKAVLNTTFSDEELAAIDKIAPAH; encoded by the coding sequence ATGGATATCACTGAAAAATATACCGCAGATGATAACCGCTATGACGGCCGCATGCCATATTCGCGCTGCGGAAAGAGTGGCTTGAAAATGCCGCAAATTTCACTGGGTTTGTGGCATAACTTTGGCGATATTTCAAATTTTGCAACGATGAGGGCTATGTGCCGGACAGCTTTTGACGCTGGTATCACACAGTTTGATATCGCCAACAACTACGGACCCGATTATGGGGCAGCTGAGACGAACTTCGGCCGCATTCTCACGTTGGATCTGATGCCTTACCGCGATGAACTGCTCATCACCACCAAGGCAGGATTTGATATGTGGCCCGGCCCCTATGGAGACTTTGGTTCCCGCAAATACCTGCTGGCCAGCTTGGATCAATCTTTGAAAAGACTCGGCTTGGATTATGTAGATATCTTTTACAGTCATCGTATGGATCCTGATACTCCTCTGGAAGAAACCATGGGGGCCCTGACTCAGGCGGTCAGGTCTGGCAAGGCTCTGTATGCTGGAATTTCAAATTATGATGCAGCAACGACTCTGAAGGCTGCCGCGATTTTGCGAGACTCCCATACACCTTTTGTGATTAACCAGGTTCGATATAATATTTTTGACCGTCACATTGAGAAGGATTCATCGATAAAAGTTCCTTCCGGCACAGGTTCTTCAGGCGGATTGAAAGCTGCTGCCAAAGAAGCGGGAATTGGCCTAATCATTTACTCCCCCTTAGCTCAGGGCCTGCTGACCAGCCGATATTTAGACGGAATTCCGTCTGACAGTCGGGTTGGTCATGACCCGCGTTTTCTCCATCCGGGAGATGTGCGTCAGAGGCATGATCAGATCTTGGCTCTGAATTCCATCGCCGCCCGTCGAGGACAGAGTTTAGCTCAAATGGCGTTGTCCTGGATCCTGCGGGATGGGGTGGATGGCCCAATCAGCAGCGTTCTGATTGGTGCTTCAAAGCCTTCTCAGATTCTAGACTGCGCCAAGGCAGTGCTCAATACTACATTCAGCGATGAGGAGCTTGCAGCTATAGACAAGATTGCGCCGGCTCATTAG